One window of uncultured Trichococcus sp. genomic DNA carries:
- a CDS encoding glycoside hydrolase family 65 protein, which yields MTQQIFEIDPWKVTTKQLDKENRRLQESLTSLGNGYMGMRGNFEETYSGDHHQGTYLAGVWYPDKTRVGWWKNGYPEYFGKVINALNFIHMHLFVDGEEIDLYTDEVKDFDLTLDMQKGRLERFFTVVKNGKEVTIHFTRFLSIDIKELCAIKVEITASENAAIRIESALDGNVQNEDANYDEMFWEWVEQTDDTLVVETIPNNFGIERFSVAATMHHKATGFNQKGNNSKELFVSQVFEGEAGNGQVLSLEKYVTLTTSRDHAKDQLAATAEEIYATKVAGQSFEALEATQANLWAKRWELADVEIGGDDEAQQGIRFNLFQLFSTYYGEDERLNIGPKGFTGEKYGGATYWDTEAYGVPFYLAVTEPEVTRNLLKYRHNQLPGAFHNAAQQGLKGALYPMVTFTGVECHNEWEITFEEIHRNGAIPYAIYNYTAYTGDESYLAEEGLEVLSAVSRFWADRVHFSQNKQCYMIHGVTGPNEYENNINNNWYTNRLAVWVLRYTLESLEKYPERAAALGIAATEKAKWQDIIDNMYFPYDEERQVFVQHDTFLDKDLKPVSALDKADLPLNQHWSWDKILRSCFIKQADVLQGIYLFGDEFTLEEKERNFDFYEPMTVHESSLSPCIHAILAAELNKEEKAVDLYRRTARLDLDNYNNDTEDGLHITSMTGSWLTIAEGFAGMRAKDGLRFAPFLPKDWTHYQFHINYRGRLILIAVNEETVSLMLVKGEALPVRIYDEELELTDEIKVALKKTVSV from the coding sequence ATGACGCAACAAATTTTTGAGATCGATCCATGGAAAGTAACAACCAAACAATTAGACAAAGAAAACCGCCGCCTGCAGGAAAGTCTGACCAGTCTCGGCAACGGCTATATGGGCATGCGCGGAAACTTCGAGGAAACTTACTCGGGCGATCACCATCAAGGTACCTATTTGGCGGGTGTTTGGTATCCCGACAAAACGCGCGTCGGCTGGTGGAAAAACGGCTATCCGGAATATTTCGGCAAAGTGATCAATGCGCTGAACTTCATCCATATGCATCTTTTCGTCGACGGGGAAGAAATCGACCTTTACACCGATGAAGTGAAAGACTTCGATTTGACGTTGGATATGCAAAAAGGCCGTTTGGAACGTTTCTTTACGGTAGTGAAGAACGGCAAAGAAGTCACGATTCATTTCACACGCTTTCTGAGCATCGACATCAAGGAACTATGCGCCATCAAAGTGGAAATCACAGCTTCAGAAAATGCTGCTATCCGCATCGAAAGCGCCCTGGACGGGAATGTCCAAAACGAGGATGCCAACTATGATGAAATGTTCTGGGAATGGGTCGAACAGACGGATGATACGCTGGTCGTCGAAACGATCCCGAACAACTTCGGCATTGAACGTTTCAGTGTGGCTGCAACGATGCACCACAAAGCGACAGGCTTCAATCAAAAAGGCAACAACAGCAAAGAATTGTTCGTCTCTCAAGTGTTCGAAGGGGAAGCTGGAAACGGCCAAGTCCTTTCATTGGAGAAATACGTGACGCTGACGACGAGCCGCGATCATGCGAAGGACCAACTTGCAGCGACTGCTGAAGAAATCTACGCCACAAAAGTCGCTGGTCAAAGCTTCGAAGCGTTGGAAGCAACGCAAGCGAATCTGTGGGCTAAAAGGTGGGAACTGGCGGATGTCGAAATCGGCGGCGACGACGAAGCGCAACAAGGCATCCGTTTCAATCTGTTCCAACTGTTCTCCACTTATTATGGAGAAGATGAACGCTTGAACATCGGACCGAAAGGCTTCACCGGTGAAAAATACGGCGGCGCTACTTACTGGGATACCGAAGCTTACGGCGTGCCGTTCTACTTGGCGGTCACCGAACCGGAAGTCACGCGCAACCTGTTGAAATACCGCCACAACCAATTGCCGGGCGCTTTCCACAACGCCGCGCAACAAGGATTGAAGGGCGCGTTGTATCCGATGGTGACCTTCACCGGCGTGGAGTGCCACAACGAATGGGAAATCACTTTCGAGGAAATCCATCGCAATGGTGCGATCCCTTACGCAATCTACAATTATACAGCCTATACAGGGGATGAAAGCTACTTGGCCGAAGAAGGGCTGGAAGTGCTCAGCGCCGTCAGCCGTTTCTGGGCGGACCGCGTGCACTTCTCGCAGAACAAGCAATGCTACATGATCCATGGCGTGACCGGACCGAATGAGTACGAAAACAACATCAACAACAACTGGTACACAAACCGCTTGGCTGTCTGGGTGCTGCGTTATACGTTGGAGAGCTTGGAGAAATATCCGGAACGCGCAGCAGCGCTGGGCATCGCCGCAACCGAAAAAGCAAAATGGCAGGACATCATTGACAACATGTACTTCCCGTACGATGAAGAGCGCCAAGTTTTCGTGCAGCACGACACTTTCCTGGATAAAGACCTGAAACCGGTCAGCGCGCTGGACAAAGCCGATTTGCCGTTGAACCAACACTGGTCATGGGACAAAATTTTGCGTTCTTGCTTCATCAAGCAAGCCGACGTCCTGCAAGGGATCTACCTGTTCGGTGACGAATTCACGCTGGAAGAAAAAGAACGCAACTTCGACTTCTACGAGCCGATGACGGTGCATGAATCAAGCTTGTCGCCATGCATCCACGCCATCCTTGCGGCCGAACTGAACAAGGAAGAAAAAGCTGTCGATCTATACCGCCGCACCGCGCGCTTGGATTTGGACAACTACAACAACGACACCGAAGACGGCCTGCACATCACCTCGATGACCGGCAGCTGGTTGACGATCGCGGAAGGCTTCGCCGGTATGCGCGCCAAAGACGGTCTGCGTTTCGCGCCGTTCTTGCCGAAAGACTGGACGCACTACCAATTCCACATCAACTACCGTGGCCGTTTGATCCTGATTGCAGTGAACGAAGAAACCGTCAGCCTGATGTTGGTGAAAGGCGAAGCATTGCCTGTCCGAATCTACGATGAAGAGCTGGAGCTAACAGATGAAATCAAAGTCGCACTGAAAAAGACCGTGTCCGTGTGA
- a CDS encoding LacI family DNA-binding transcriptional regulator: MTVTIKDVAREAGVATSTVSRTLKDSPLISENTKVKVRQAMQKLGYTPNFAAQNLANKSTQTIGVILPVATMGNPAQNPLFLEMIQEIGVVCNEQKYMISLATGKTMAELKDSVRLMHQRKLVDGFILLYSEAKDPIRKFLHEEKIPYALLGKPDVYENETIYIDNDNRLSGKTATDCLIHHGHERIGFVGLTPSQMVDKERYKGYSDALRDANLTVHPSLYFETPDDFMAFQEFLEETKPTGLVVGDDRLALRVLQYLQLDKYKVPDDISLISFNNSVFATLSHPFLTTIDIHVQELARQAAALLIRQLHEPSALLPKMIVPHEVIERETVMRVRGE, translated from the coding sequence ATGACCGTTACGATAAAAGATGTCGCCAGAGAAGCGGGCGTCGCGACTTCAACCGTTTCACGCACGTTGAAGGACAGTCCGCTGATCAGCGAAAACACAAAAGTGAAAGTGCGCCAAGCGATGCAGAAACTGGGCTACACGCCCAACTTCGCCGCCCAGAACCTGGCCAACAAGTCCACGCAGACGATCGGCGTGATCCTGCCGGTGGCGACGATGGGGAACCCTGCGCAGAACCCGCTGTTCCTCGAGATGATCCAGGAAATCGGCGTCGTCTGCAACGAACAGAAATACATGATTTCCCTGGCGACCGGCAAGACGATGGCGGAACTGAAGGACAGCGTGCGCCTGATGCACCAACGCAAACTGGTCGACGGCTTCATCCTGTTGTATTCGGAAGCAAAAGATCCGATCCGCAAGTTCCTGCACGAAGAGAAGATTCCCTACGCTTTGCTGGGGAAACCGGATGTCTACGAGAACGAGACGATCTATATCGACAACGACAACCGTCTCTCCGGCAAAACGGCGACGGACTGCCTGATCCACCACGGGCATGAGCGGATCGGCTTCGTCGGATTGACGCCTTCGCAAATGGTCGACAAGGAGCGCTACAAAGGCTATTCCGATGCCTTGCGCGATGCCAATCTGACCGTCCATCCGTCACTCTACTTCGAAACGCCGGATGACTTCATGGCTTTCCAAGAGTTCCTCGAAGAGACCAAACCGACCGGACTTGTCGTCGGCGATGACCGCCTGGCCTTGCGGGTCCTGCAGTATCTGCAGCTGGATAAGTACAAAGTGCCGGACGACATCTCCCTGATCAGTTTCAACAATTCCGTCTTTGCGACCCTGTCCCACCCATTCCTGACGACCATCGACATCCACGTCCAGGAACTGGCCAGACAAGCCGCCGCCCTCCTGATCCGCCAACTCCACGAACCGAGCGCCTTGCTGCCGAAGATGATCGTGCCGCATGAAGTGATCGAGCGGGAGACGGTCATGCGGGTGCGAGGGGAATGA
- a CDS encoding DUF1186 domain-containing protein: MVSRELKETILEVVDNQLSMNEPKCTTDTFERLVASGYSPQEAKKRIAEVLLDRMTASLATGKAFDEADFAKRLDRIEGKGEQRPATIEPLKHTIAEIIDRIKYDPKRDFPEEELEEIIANQEEAIPLLLDVLKDVREDKEKYITNVDYFGHIYAVYLLAQFRVMEAYPLVLELFSLPNEQPDQLFGDMMDSSGRILASICGGDVASIKQMIENEEIDEYIRAQAITALAVLALDGEIERQELMAYYKELFRTIDNMTILTLLINLCTDIYPEELYDEIKEAYKNDKVDYLMIGMESVAQAMMEGKSTVLARAKRNSHLQKIDDTIGELRNWAYFKNNSRDKHFDQLMKNNPGFMSQPKGTPIVNEPKIGRNDPCPCGSGKKYKKCCGK; the protein is encoded by the coding sequence ATGGTGAGTAGAGAATTGAAAGAAACCATATTGGAAGTGGTGGATAATCAACTAAGCATGAACGAACCAAAATGCACGACAGACACTTTTGAACGGCTGGTTGCTTCGGGATACAGCCCGCAGGAAGCAAAAAAACGGATTGCTGAAGTTCTTTTGGACAGGATGACAGCGAGTTTGGCAACGGGCAAAGCGTTCGATGAAGCGGATTTCGCCAAGCGGTTGGATCGAATCGAGGGCAAAGGTGAGCAGCGTCCGGCAACCATCGAACCTTTAAAACATACAATCGCCGAAATAATTGACCGCATCAAATATGATCCAAAAAGGGATTTCCCGGAAGAAGAATTGGAAGAAATAATTGCCAATCAAGAAGAAGCGATTCCTTTGTTGCTGGATGTGCTTAAAGATGTACGTGAGGACAAAGAAAAATACATCACCAATGTTGACTATTTTGGTCATATCTATGCCGTCTATCTGTTGGCTCAGTTCAGAGTCATGGAAGCCTATCCTCTCGTTCTTGAGCTGTTCAGCCTGCCGAATGAACAGCCAGATCAGCTTTTTGGAGACATGATGGATTCTTCCGGCAGGATACTGGCCTCGATTTGCGGAGGAGATGTGGCATCCATCAAGCAAATGATCGAGAATGAGGAAATCGATGAGTATATCCGAGCCCAGGCGATAACCGCATTGGCTGTTTTGGCATTGGATGGTGAGATCGAACGGCAAGAACTTATGGCTTATTACAAAGAGCTCTTTCGTACGATCGATAATATGACCATCCTGACGCTGCTGATAAATCTCTGCACCGATATCTATCCGGAAGAATTGTATGATGAAATAAAGGAAGCTTACAAAAACGATAAGGTAGATTATTTAATGATCGGAATGGAATCCGTGGCTCAGGCTATGATGGAAGGTAAATCGACAGTTCTGGCTAGGGCCAAGAGGAACAGCCACTTGCAAAAAATCGATGATACTATCGGTGAGCTGAGGAACTGGGCATATTTCAAAAATAATTCCCGTGATAAGCATTTTGATCAGCTGATGAAAAACAATCCGGGCTTCATGTCCCAACCGAAGGGTACGCCGATTGTTAATGAACCAAAAATCGGCCGCAATGATCCTTGTCCTTGCGGGAGCGGCAAGAAGTACAAGAAATGCTGCGGGAAGTAA
- a CDS encoding IS1380 family transposase, giving the protein MATLHEKKVKFNSKLTVSNTGGNLSTDSGLILVKEFMDSLNFSDLSKQHLEIEDKRLYHTHDNFSLMEQLIYQNIAGYSTDSSANLLKQDPIFKVVLDKSNLASQASLSRFWDRISEENIFQLQELNQAMIDKVRLARNTTEMIFDLDSTHSDTYGNQEKTDYNAHYQTNGYHPLVAFDGLTGDFLKAELRSGNVYTSTGIGAFVEPLFKHYNQVVPVSNILVRGDSGFATPELYDLCEVYGSFFVIRLKANRNLSKLAESFIQIDDNHPWDKKEVVYSSTSYQAKSWSKERRVCIKSTREADELLFRHEYIITNYSNNVSAETVFRTYSKRGTMENFIKEAKNGFYFDKTDSPSFLENHARMMVSLLAYNIVNFMRTLCFTQGSASMQVDTIRLKLFKVAGKLVRTGRRLLLKLSSYHVHQGLFYQVLGNIQQLSW; this is encoded by the coding sequence CTTAATTTTTCCGACCTATCAAAACAGCACCTGGAAATAGAGGACAAACGACTCTATCATACCCATGATAATTTTTCTTTGATGGAACAATTGATTTATCAAAACATCGCCGGCTATTCGACCGATTCCTCCGCAAACCTATTGAAGCAAGACCCTATTTTTAAGGTGGTTTTGGATAAATCCAACCTTGCCTCGCAGGCTTCACTTTCCCGATTCTGGGATCGCATAAGCGAAGAAAATATTTTTCAGCTGCAAGAGCTTAATCAAGCCATGATCGACAAGGTACGGTTGGCAAGAAATACGACGGAAATGATTTTCGACTTGGATTCGACCCATTCAGATACGTATGGAAACCAAGAGAAAACTGATTACAATGCGCATTATCAAACCAATGGCTACCATCCGTTAGTCGCTTTTGATGGATTGACGGGAGATTTCTTAAAAGCAGAACTTCGTTCTGGCAATGTCTACACATCTACTGGCATTGGCGCTTTTGTGGAGCCGCTTTTTAAACATTATAACCAAGTGGTTCCTGTCAGCAATATTCTCGTCCGTGGAGATAGCGGGTTCGCTACTCCGGAACTTTACGATCTCTGCGAAGTTTATGGCAGCTTCTTTGTGATCCGCTTAAAAGCAAATCGAAACCTTTCGAAACTGGCGGAGAGCTTTATTCAGATTGATGACAATCATCCTTGGGATAAAAAAGAAGTCGTTTATTCTTCAACATCCTACCAAGCAAAAAGCTGGTCCAAAGAACGCCGCGTTTGTATCAAATCGACACGCGAAGCAGACGAGCTCCTATTCCGACATGAATACATCATCACCAACTACTCAAATAACGTCTCTGCGGAAACAGTCTTTCGGACGTACAGCAAACGCGGCACCATGGAAAACTTCATTAAAGAAGCGAAGAATGGCTTTTATTTCGATAAGACCGATAGCCCTTCCTTTTTAGAAAATCACGCTCGCATGATGGTAAGCCTGTTGGCTTACAACATCGTTAACTTTATGCGTACGCTTTGTTTCACACAGGGATCGGCCAGCATGCAGGTGGATACAATCCGATTAAAACTATTCAAGGTCGCAGGTAAACTCGTTCGAACAGGACGTAGGCTGCTGCTGAAACTCAGTTCTTATCATGTACATCAGGGCTTATTTTATCAAGTCCTCGGAAATATCCAGCAGCTCAGCTGGTAA
- the pgmB gene encoding beta-phosphoglucomutase, whose protein sequence is MLKAVLFDLDGVITDTAKFHFLAWRDLGAELGITVDEAFNEELKGVSRIDSLERILAHGGLADKYSLAEKEAFCTKKNDHYLELIQEMTPADILPGILPLLQELREAGLKTIVTSASKNAPGILKLLQVKDYFDGIVDPASVAAGKPAPDIFLAGAELAGAKPSECIGVEDAASGVDAIKAANITAVAIGDAALLGHADRVLADTSALSLAVLRDTWERAI, encoded by the coding sequence ATGTTAAAAGCAGTATTGTTTGATTTGGACGGCGTCATCACCGACACCGCCAAGTTCCATTTTTTAGCCTGGCGTGACCTCGGAGCGGAATTGGGGATCACAGTCGACGAAGCCTTCAATGAAGAACTGAAGGGCGTCAGCCGGATCGATTCGTTGGAGCGCATCCTCGCGCACGGCGGATTGGCTGACAAATATTCTTTGGCTGAAAAAGAAGCCTTCTGCACAAAGAAAAATGACCACTATCTGGAATTGATCCAGGAAATGACACCTGCGGACATCCTTCCGGGGATCCTGCCGCTTTTGCAAGAACTGCGTGAAGCCGGTCTGAAAACGATCGTGACTTCCGCCAGCAAGAACGCACCCGGCATCCTGAAGCTTTTGCAGGTGAAGGACTACTTCGACGGCATCGTCGATCCGGCCTCAGTGGCTGCAGGCAAACCGGCGCCGGACATCTTCTTGGCCGGCGCGGAGCTGGCAGGTGCAAAACCGTCTGAGTGCATCGGCGTGGAAGACGCCGCTTCCGGTGTGGATGCCATCAAAGCCGCCAATATCACCGCGGTGGCGATCGGCGATGCAGCCCTACTCGGGCATGCCGACCGCGTGTTGGCGGACACGAGCGCATTGTCGCTTGCCGTCCTGCGCGATACCTGGGAGCGGGCGATTTAA
- a CDS encoding endonuclease/exonuclease/phosphatase family protein — MKLLTLNTYSWVKTDDPETYAALITDILENEYDAIALQEVNQLSSGSIVSQPEGYLATQKEIPIKSDNFAYFLVKALAEKNLFYHWSWVPCHKGYFRFDEGVAILSKAPIQSVEQVQLSLVNDFESIHTRRALVLETEAAAFVSVHLSWWKEVAENPFLREWTSVEVGIKKLRGTKPIYVMGDVNNPADVRNEGYDLITNAGWQDAYAVAATRIGSATVPPAIAGWEGNEVPLRIDYIFSDQPQAVETYEVKFDGKKLPIVSDHYGIAVTYA; from the coding sequence ATGAAACTACTGACTTTGAATACGTACAGTTGGGTCAAAACCGACGACCCCGAAACCTACGCCGCCCTGATCACGGACATTCTGGAAAACGAATACGATGCCATCGCCCTGCAGGAAGTGAACCAGCTTTCCAGCGGCTCGATCGTCAGCCAACCGGAAGGCTATCTGGCCACCCAGAAAGAAATCCCGATCAAATCGGATAACTTCGCCTACTTCTTGGTGAAGGCTCTGGCAGAGAAAAACCTTTTCTACCATTGGTCCTGGGTGCCGTGCCACAAAGGCTACTTCCGTTTTGACGAAGGTGTCGCCATCCTCAGCAAAGCGCCGATTCAGTCAGTCGAACAGGTCCAACTTTCTCTAGTCAATGATTTCGAAAGCATCCACACCCGCCGCGCTTTGGTCCTCGAGACCGAAGCCGCAGCTTTCGTCTCCGTCCATCTGTCCTGGTGGAAAGAGGTAGCAGAAAATCCGTTCCTGCGGGAGTGGACTTCCGTTGAGGTCGGCATCAAAAAACTGCGCGGCACCAAGCCCATCTATGTCATGGGCGACGTCAACAACCCAGCGGATGTCCGCAATGAAGGTTACGACCTGATCACGAACGCCGGCTGGCAGGATGCCTACGCCGTCGCTGCTACACGTATCGGCTCCGCAACCGTTCCGCCGGCGATTGCCGGCTGGGAAGGAAACGAAGTGCCGCTGCGCATCGACTACATCTTCTCGGACCAACCGCAAGCCGTCGAAACGTACGAAGTCAAGTTCGACGGGAAGAAGTTGCCTATCGTGTCTGATCATTATGGGATCGCGGTGACGTACGCTTGA
- a CDS encoding aldose epimerase family protein, with product MGSIKIREWGSIGTEKVWRIDLSQPNGMSVSCINYGARLIRLLVPDREGQSENVVLGLKDAEAYGNDRASFGATVGPVAGRIAEGKWGAVQLEQNNGEHHIHGGSRGWGQQFWDFTTEETAEAVTVTFTLESTPETVGYPGRLQAKTSYSLNAEGGLTITMEGISQDNEETLFNPTSHIYFNLSGDAKRPLTEHTLQLACEEVLDLDAEKLPTGTKQTVAGTAFDFREATALGAAIRKRPEGFDDVFLMHTDQQPQLILSDEESGRQLELFSNRSSIVLFSTTDMNEPYLVNGRPMQSHLGLAIEAQEVPDAIHHPGWDNIVLAPNTLAARVQNYTFKW from the coding sequence ATGGGCAGCATAAAAATCCGCGAATGGGGCAGCATCGGAACGGAAAAAGTGTGGCGCATCGATTTGAGCCAGCCGAACGGGATGTCCGTCAGCTGCATCAACTACGGCGCCCGACTGATCCGTTTGTTGGTCCCGGACCGGGAAGGCCAGAGCGAAAACGTCGTGCTGGGCTTGAAAGATGCCGAAGCCTATGGAAACGACCGGGCTTCCTTCGGCGCCACCGTCGGACCAGTCGCCGGCCGGATTGCTGAGGGCAAATGGGGCGCAGTGCAGTTGGAGCAGAACAACGGCGAGCACCATATCCACGGCGGCAGCCGGGGCTGGGGCCAGCAGTTCTGGGACTTCACGACCGAAGAGACTGCAGAAGCAGTGACCGTCACATTCACATTGGAATCGACGCCAGAAACGGTTGGCTATCCCGGCCGGCTGCAGGCGAAAACCAGCTATTCCCTCAATGCGGAAGGCGGCCTGACGATCACGATGGAAGGGATCAGCCAGGACAATGAGGAAACGCTGTTCAATCCGACCAGCCACATCTATTTCAATTTGAGCGGCGATGCCAAACGTCCGCTTACCGAGCATACTCTGCAGCTGGCATGCGAAGAAGTACTGGATTTGGATGCCGAAAAGCTTCCGACCGGTACAAAGCAAACTGTGGCGGGGACGGCTTTCGATTTCCGCGAAGCGACTGCCCTCGGTGCAGCCATCCGCAAACGGCCAGAAGGATTCGATGATGTTTTCCTGATGCACACGGACCAACAGCCGCAGCTGATCCTCAGCGATGAGGAGAGCGGCCGGCAATTGGAGCTGTTCAGCAACCGCAGCAGCATCGTGTTGTTTTCGACGACCGACATGAATGAGCCGTACCTTGTGAATGGCCGACCGATGCAGAGCCATCTGGGCTTGGCGATCGAAGCGCAGGAGGTGCCGGATGCCATCCACCATCCGGGCTGGGACAATATCGTCCTGGCGCCAAATACTTTGGCGGCAAGGGTTCAAAATTACACTTTTAAATGGTAA
- the yicI gene encoding alpha-xylosidase — translation MKFTEGYWLTKEGFTLNHPQETRDFRVEDDGLELFLPYKKIETRGDTLNLGLTTLRFESPREDVIKVRLTHYDKNAQKPEFSLFESKVSVDIDVKTDNYFHFKTGSLEAVVPKEGDFKIEFIGDGKLLTSSEHKAQSEISSVDGKHYMREQLSLDPYEYVYGTGERFTPFVKNGQSIDVWNEDGGTGSEQSYKNIPFYMTNKGYGVFVNHPEKVSFEIGSENVSRTQFSVEGETLEYFVIYGPDMKNVLKKYTDLTGKPALPPAWSFGLWLSTSFTTDYSEGTVMHFIEEMQEREIPFDVFHFDCFWMKEFEWCGFEWNKELFPDSEKMIKNIHDKGLKVCLWINPYIGQKAQVYKECKEKGYFIKSTDGNVWQWDLWQAGQGIIDFTNPEAREWYKQQLKGLVDLGVDSFKTDFGERIPTNAVYYDGSDPEKMHNYYAYLYNEVVFELLEELKGKGQAVVFARSASVGSQKFPVHWGGDNLSEYSSMAESLRGGLSFVLSGFGFWSHDIGGFEENAEDDLYKRWTQFGLLSTHSRYHGNIEYRVPWNFGEEAALVSQKFSKLKNSIMPYIYSEAVETSKTGVPMMRPLVLEFPEDYTTHTIDKQYMFGKNLMVAPIFNDRGEVQFYLPEGTWTNYFDNTTLSGGKWHEETHDYFNLPLMVRPNSLIIEGATNTTAAYDYSSKLKVHAFEITETVTEVVYDTEGNYIGKITITPKEDNYEVNVENLHDVQVLFRNRTIKGMEINEYGSILKIQE, via the coding sequence ATGAAATTTACTGAAGGATATTGGCTAACAAAAGAAGGCTTCACACTAAACCATCCCCAAGAAACAAGGGACTTCCGAGTGGAAGATGATGGGCTGGAGTTGTTTTTACCATACAAAAAAATCGAAACACGTGGGGACACCTTAAACTTAGGATTAACTACTCTCCGTTTTGAATCACCACGAGAAGACGTTATCAAAGTTCGCTTAACACATTATGATAAAAATGCTCAGAAACCGGAATTTTCACTTTTCGAATCAAAGGTTTCCGTTGATATCGACGTGAAAACTGACAACTATTTCCACTTTAAAACCGGCTCTTTGGAAGCAGTCGTTCCAAAAGAAGGGGATTTTAAAATAGAATTTATAGGCGATGGGAAATTACTTACTTCATCAGAACATAAAGCGCAATCTGAGATTAGTTCTGTTGATGGAAAGCATTATATGCGAGAGCAACTATCTTTAGATCCTTATGAGTATGTTTATGGAACAGGAGAAAGATTTACGCCATTTGTAAAAAATGGTCAATCTATTGATGTTTGGAATGAAGATGGCGGAACTGGAAGCGAGCAATCGTACAAAAATATTCCGTTTTACATGACAAATAAAGGATACGGGGTTTTCGTTAATCACCCTGAAAAAGTTTCGTTTGAAATCGGATCCGAAAATGTTTCTCGAACTCAGTTTAGCGTAGAAGGTGAGACTTTAGAATATTTTGTCATTTATGGTCCAGATATGAAAAATGTCTTGAAAAAATACACTGATCTAACAGGGAAACCAGCATTACCGCCTGCATGGTCATTTGGTCTTTGGCTATCGACCTCTTTCACAACAGATTACAGTGAAGGAACTGTTATGCATTTCATTGAAGAAATGCAAGAAAGAGAAATTCCTTTTGATGTATTCCATTTTGATTGCTTTTGGATGAAGGAATTTGAATGGTGCGGTTTTGAATGGAACAAGGAATTGTTTCCAGATTCAGAAAAAATGATAAAGAACATCCATGATAAAGGACTTAAAGTATGTTTGTGGATCAATCCTTACATTGGACAGAAAGCTCAAGTTTACAAAGAATGCAAAGAAAAAGGGTATTTTATCAAATCGACGGATGGAAATGTATGGCAATGGGATTTGTGGCAGGCTGGTCAAGGAATAATCGATTTTACAAATCCTGAAGCCCGAGAGTGGTATAAACAACAATTAAAAGGATTGGTTGATTTAGGCGTAGATTCATTCAAAACTGATTTTGGCGAACGTATCCCAACCAATGCTGTCTATTATGATGGGTCTGATCCAGAAAAAATGCATAATTACTATGCGTATTTATACAATGAAGTTGTATTTGAGTTATTAGAAGAACTGAAGGGTAAAGGGCAAGCAGTAGTCTTTGCTCGTTCAGCCTCAGTTGGTTCCCAGAAATTCCCTGTGCATTGGGGTGGGGATAATTTATCAGAATATTCGTCGATGGCAGAATCCTTACGAGGTGGACTTTCTTTTGTATTATCAGGATTTGGTTTTTGGAGTCATGATATCGGCGGCTTTGAAGAAAACGCGGAGGATGATCTTTACAAACGATGGACACAGTTTGGATTGCTTTCGACCCATAGCCGCTATCATGGGAACATTGAATACCGAGTACCGTGGAATTTTGGAGAAGAGGCTGCTTTAGTAAGTCAAAAATTCTCCAAACTAAAAAACTCTATAATGCCGTATATCTATTCAGAGGCAGTCGAGACGTCTAAAACAGGAGTTCCTATGATGAGACCACTCGTATTGGAATTTCCTGAAGATTATACAACTCACACGATAGACAAACAATATATGTTTGGTAAGAACTTAATGGTTGCTCCTATTTTTAATGACAGAGGTGAAGTGCAGTTTTATCTGCCTGAAGGAACTTGGACAAATTATTTTGATAATACAACTCTGTCTGGCGGTAAATGGCATGAAGAGACTCATGATTACTTCAACTTGCCATTAATGGTGCGTCCGAACAGCTTAATCATTGAAGGTGCTACGAACACAACTGCTGCCTATGATTATTCAAGCAAACTAAAAGTTCACGCCTTTGAAATTACAGAAACAGTCACAGAAGTGGTTTATGATACTGAGGGAAATTACATCGGGAAAATAACGATTACTCCAAAAGAGGATAATTACGAGGTAAATGTTGAAAACCTACATGATGTACAAGTGCTGTTTAGAAACCGCACCATTAAAGGAATGGAAATAAATGAATATGGATCCATATTAAAAATCCAGGAATAG